A window from Drosophila yakuba strain Tai18E2 chromosome 3L, Prin_Dyak_Tai18E2_2.1, whole genome shotgun sequence encodes these proteins:
- the LOC6534076 gene encoding formin-like protein isoform X4, giving the protein MGAVKSRTITSADVDADEQLQHPHPHAHHHSMRNGHQHNGSISSGTLQKQDLRYDIGSSSQYQHVRQPSLRSRSQQPMPTTDELDRRFAKVLASMDLPPDKAKLLRNYDDEKKWDMICDQEMVQAKDPPSHYLSKLRTYLDPKASRSHRKRKMVGESTSTQVLRDLEISLRTNHIEWVKEFLDDTNQGLDALVDYLSFRLQMMRHEQRLQGVLCASEERLNLTNGGDGGEIVMGNSSSVSPGGGGGLLSHGNSAGHGLGNGTLDSRQQHTMSYGFLRPTIADALDSPSLKRRSRHIAKLNMGAATDDIHVSIMCLRAIMNNKYGFNMVIQHREAINCIALSLIHKSLRTKALVLELLAAICLVKGGHEIILGSFDNFKDVCQEKRRFQTLMEYFMNFEAFNIDFMVACMQFMNIVVHSVEDMNYRVHLQYEFTALGLDKYLERIRLTESEELKVQISAYLDNVFDVAALMEDSETKTSALERVQELEDQLEREIDRNSEFLYKYAELESESVTLKTELQLLTMVRQKLEEELTVMQRMLQHNEQELKKRDTLLHTKNMELQTLTRSLPRSASSGDGSLANGGLMAGSTSGAASLTLPPPPSPLPASPTASSAAPPPPPPPAPPAPPPPPMMPGFSPLGSPSGSLTSTAPSPPHAPPMMSSFQPPPPPVAGFMPAPDGAMTIKRKVPTKYKLPTLNWIALKPNQVRGTIFNELDDEKIFKQIDFNEFEERFKIGIGGALRNGGSGTEVDGSLQSSKRFKRPDNVSLLEHTRLRNIAISRRKLGMPIDDVIAAIHSLDLKKLSLENVELLQKMVPTDAEVKSYKEYIIERKDQQLLTEEDKFMLQLSRVERISSKLAIMNYMGNFVDSVHLISPQVQSIAGASTSLKQSRKFKAVLEIVLAFGNYLNSNKRGPAYGFKLQSLDTLIDTKSTDKRSSLLHYIVATIRAKFPELLNFEGELYGTDKAASVALENVVADVHELEKGMDLVRKEAELRVKGAQTHILRDFLNNSEDKLKKIKNDLRHAQEAFKECVEYFGDSSRNADAAAFFALIVRFTRAFKQHDQENEQRLRLEKAAALAASKKESDQVLMRNKVNQKKQQLPSNGALSLQEAVINELKSKAHSVREKKLLQQDEVYNGALEDILLGLKSEPYRRADAVRRSQRRRIDNNRLSRTLEEMDC; this is encoded by the exons ATGGGCGCAGTCAAATCGCGAACCATAACCAGCGCCGATGTGGACGCCGatgagcagctgcagcatccCCATCCGCATGCGCACCACCACTCGATGCGCAATGGACACCAGCACAACGGTTCCATCTCCAGCGGCACGCTGCAGAAACAGGACCTGCGCTACGACATCGGCAGCAGCTCCCAATACCAGCACGTCCGGCAGCCGAGCTTGCGGAGTCGGAGCCAGCAACCCATGCCCACCACGGATGAACTGGACCGGCGATTCGCCAAAGTTCTG GCTTCGATGGACTTGCCACCAGATAAAGCAAAGTTGCTGCGGAACTACGATGACGAGAAGAAGTGGGACATGATATGCGATCAA gAAATGGTGCAGGCAAAGGACCCGCCCTCACATTACTTGAGTAAACTGCGCACATACTTGGACCCAAAGGCATCGAGGAGTCATCGG AAACGGAAAATGGTCGGCGAGTCCACGTCCACCCAGGTGCTCCGCGATCTGGAGATCTCGCTGCGCACGAACCACATTGAGTGGGTGAAGGAGTTCCTGGATGACACGAACCAGGGTCTGGACGCCCTGGTCGACTATCTCAGCTTTCGGCTGCAGATGATGCGGCACGAGCAGCGCCTTCAGGGTGTCTTGTGTGCCTCCGAGGAGCGACTGAATCTCACGAACGGCGGCGATGGCGGTGAGATAGTGATGGGAAACAGTAGTTCAGTTAGTCctggtggaggtggtggtcTACTATCTCATGGAAACAGTGCGGGACATGGTCTTGGCAATGGCACACTGGACTCCAGGCAGCAGCACACAATGTCCTATGGATTCCTACGGCCCACCATTGCCGATGCCCTGGATAGTCCCAGTTTGAAGCGAAGGTCACGACATATTGCCAAATTAAACATGGGTGCTGCCACGGACGACATCCATGTGTCCATTATGTGCCTGCGAGCGATCATGAACAACAAGTATGGGTTCAACATGGTCATCCAGCACCGCGAGGCCATCAACTGCATTGCCTTGAGTCTTATACACAAATCGCTGAGGACGAAAGCCCTGGTCCTGGAGCTGCTGGCAGCCATCTGTCTGGTAAAGGGCGGACACGAGATCATTTTGGGTTCGTTCGATAACTTCAAGGATGTGTGCCAAGAGAAGCGACGCTTCCAAACCCTCATGGAGTACTTCATGAACTTCGAGGCCTTTAACATCGATTTTATGGTTGCCTGCATGCAGTTCATGAACATTGTTGTCCACTCGGTGGAGGACATGAACTACAGGGTCCACTTGCAGTACGAGTTCACGGCCCTGGGCCTGGATAAGTATCTGGAGCGAATTCGTCTGACAGAGTCGGAGGAGCTGAAGGTACAGATATCAGCGTATTTGGACAACGTTTTCGATGTAGCTGCCTTGATGGAAGATTCCGAGACAAAAACTTCGGCGCTGGAGCGAGTCCAGGAGCTTGAGGATCAACTTGAGCGAGAAATAGATCGTAATTCCGAGTTCCTTTATAAGTATGCGGAATTGGAGTCCGAGAGTGTGACGTTGAAGACGGAACTCCAGCTGCTGACTATGGTTcgccagaagctggaggagGAACTTACGGTGATGCAGCGGATGCTGCAGCACAACGAGCAGGAATTGAAGAAGCGGGACACACTGCTGCACACAAAGAACATGGAGCTGCAGACGCTTACGCGTTCCTTGCCACGCTCCGCCTCCAGCGGGGATGGTTCTCTGGCGAATGGTGGCCTCATGGCTGGTTCCACTTCGGGGGCAGCCTCTCTAACTTTGCCACCACCTCCGTCTCCATTGCCCGCCTCGCCTACTGCAAGttcagctgctcctccacctcctccgccgccagcaccaccggctccaccaccgccgccaatGATGCCGGGCTTCAGTCCGCTGGGCAGTCCGAGCGGCAGCCTCACCTCGACAGCGCCATCGCCGCCACATGCCCCGCCCATGATGAGCTCCTTCcagccgccaccgcctccagTGGCCGGCTTTATGCCCGCTCCCGATGGCGCCATGACCATCAAGCGCAAGGTGCCCACTAAATACAAGTTGCCAACCTTGAATTGGATAGCACTAAAGCCTAATCAG GTACGTGGTACGATATTCAACGAGCTGGACGACGAAAAGATCTTCAAGCAAATCGACTTCAACGAGTTTGAGGAACGATTCAAGATTGGCATCGGCGGCGCCTTGCGCAATGGTGGCAGTGGAACCGAGGTCGATGGGTCGCTGCAGTCCAGCAAACGCTTCAAGAGGCCCGACAATGTCTCGCTACTGGAGCACACGAGGTTAAGAAACATTG CAATCTCCCGTCGCAAGCTGGGTATGCCCATTGACGATGTCATCGCCGCCATCCATAGTCTGGACCTGAAGAAACTTTCTCTGGAGAACGTTGAGTTGTTGCAAAAAATGGTGCCCACGGATGCCGAGGTCAAGTCCTACAAGGAATACATCATCGAGCGCAAGGACCAGCAGCTGCTCACAGAAGAAGACAAGTTTATGCTGCAGTTGTCGCGTGTGGAGCGCATCTCGTCCAAGCTGGCCATCATGAACTACATGGGCAATTTTGTCGACAGCGTACATCTCATTAGTCCG CAAGTGCAATCGATAGCAGGAGCATCGACTTCTTTAAAACAATCGCGGAAATTCAAGGCTGTTTTGGAAATTGTCCTGGCATTCGGCAACTATCTCAACAGCAATAAACGGGGACCAGCCTATGGCTTTAAGCTACAATCGCTGGACACGCTGATCGATACAAAATCCACGGACAAGCGATCGTCGCTGCTTCACTATATTGTGGCCACCATACGGGCCAAGTTCCCGGAGCTGTTGAACTTTGAGGGCGAGCTCTATGGAACGGACAAAGCTGCATCGGTGGCACTGGAGAATGTGGTGGCGGATGTTCATGAGCTGGAAAAGGGCATGGATCTGGTGCGCAAGGAGGCCGAGCTGCGAGTGAAGGGTGCCCAGACGCACATCCTGCGGGACTTCCTGAACAACAGCGAGGACAAGCTGAAGAAGATCAAGAACGATCTGCGGCATGCACAGGAAGCCTTCAAGGAGTGCGTTGAATACTTTGGCGACTCCTCGCGGAACGCCGATGCGGCTGCTTTCTTTGCGTTGATCGTGCGCTTCACACGAGCGTTTAAG CAACACGATCAGGAGAACGAGCAGCGTCTGCGCCTGGAAAAGGCAGCCGCGTTGGCCGCTTCCAAGAAAGAGAGCGATCAGGTGCTTATGCGCAACAAGGTTAACCAGAAGAAGCAACAG TTGCCCTCAAACGGCGCATTATCCTTGCAGGAAGCTGTCATAAACGAGCTGAAGAGCAAGGCGCACTCGGTGCGCGAGAAGAAGCTACTGCAGCAGGACGAGGTGTACAATGGAGCCCTGGAGGACATCCTGCTCGGCCTGAAGAGCGAGCCGTACCGGCGGGCGGATGCTGTGCGGCGGTCGCAGCGCCGGAGGATCGACAATAATCGTTTGTCGCGCACCCTGGAGGAAATGGATTGTTAG